A part of Sandaracinaceae bacterium genomic DNA contains:
- the flgC gene encoding flagellar basal body rod protein FlgC, translating into MNFFSAMEIAASGLGAQRTRMNVLASNLANARTTRTEDGQGPYRRMDPVFRAVPVAERFEELQGDAHAQNAFVVEVPEIRQDDGPPQRIYEPSHPDADDDGYVEMPNVNVVEEMVNMITASRAYESGVTVMQSLKSMAKSAISISG; encoded by the coding sequence ATGAACTTCTTTTCCGCCATGGAGATCGCCGCTTCCGGCCTGGGCGCGCAGCGCACCCGGATGAACGTGCTCGCGAGCAACCTCGCCAACGCGCGCACCACGCGCACCGAGGACGGCCAGGGACCGTACCGGCGCATGGACCCCGTCTTCCGCGCGGTCCCGGTCGCCGAGCGCTTCGAGGAGCTGCAAGGCGACGCGCACGCGCAGAACGCCTTCGTCGTCGAGGTGCCGGAGATTCGCCAGGACGACGGCCCGCCCCAGCGCATCTACGAGCCGAGCCACCCGGACGCGGACGACGACGGCTACGTCGAGATGCCCAACGTCAACGTCGTCGAGGAGATGGTCAACATGATCACCGCCTCTCGAGCCTACGAGTCCGGCGTCACCGTGATGCAGAGCCTCAAGAGCATGGCCAAGAGCGCCATCAGCATCAGCGGCTGA
- the fliE gene encoding flagellar hook-basal body complex protein FliE, whose translation MTAPISSNMTSFAATLQRADATVQPREVQTPQADSLRIGEGAQRVQAPEGPSFGDRVEQLLEQTNQVQVNAEQASEAYANGTRNDMHGTMIALEQADISFRLVSNIRSRLVDAYREVMRMGA comes from the coding sequence ATGACCGCCCCCATCAGCAGCAACATGACGAGCTTCGCCGCGACGCTTCAGCGCGCCGACGCCACCGTCCAGCCGCGCGAGGTCCAGACGCCGCAGGCGGACTCGCTGCGGATCGGCGAGGGCGCGCAGCGCGTCCAGGCGCCCGAGGGGCCGAGCTTCGGCGACCGCGTCGAGCAGCTCCTCGAGCAGACCAACCAGGTGCAGGTGAACGCAGAGCAGGCCTCGGAGGCTTACGCCAACGGCACCCGCAACGACATGCACGGCACGATGATCGCGCTCGAGCAGGCCGACATCAGCTTCCGGCTCGTCAGCAACATCCGCAGCCGGCTCGTCGACGCCTACCGCGAAGTCATGCGGATGGGGGCCTAG
- the flgB gene encoding flagellar basal body rod protein FlgB — MIPIFQSVALTHRALDYHLERQNVLASNVANVDTPGFRPLELVREDVPEAEQGTLRLETTNAAHVGHQGDAARPFVLTESEEQVVNPGNDGNAVSLEREMSKVAANNIRYEGAVRIVRSQLGLLRYAANDGH; from the coding sequence GTGATTCCCATCTTCCAGAGCGTGGCCCTGACCCACCGCGCGCTCGACTATCACCTCGAGCGGCAGAACGTCCTGGCCTCCAACGTCGCCAACGTCGACACCCCCGGCTTCCGCCCGCTCGAGCTCGTCCGCGAGGACGTGCCCGAGGCCGAGCAGGGGACGCTGCGGCTCGAGACGACGAACGCGGCCCACGTCGGCCACCAGGGCGACGCCGCCCGCCCCTTCGTGCTCACCGAGTCCGAGGAGCAGGTCGTCAACCCCGGCAACGACGGCAACGCCGTCTCGCTCGAGCGCGAGATGAGCAAGGTCGCCGCCAACAACATCCGGTACGAGGGCGCGGTTCGGATCGTCCGCAGCCAGCTCGGCCTCCTTCGCTACGCCGCCAACGACGGCCATTGA